Proteins from a genomic interval of Pseudomonas versuta:
- a CDS encoding ShlB/FhaC/HecB family hemolysin secretion/activation protein, with the protein MLNPLSTECPCGPVKLIVSMLCLYALPMTSAVGQQPDQEALRLQQQQQHELQQLQRDQRRRQIQRGASAAQPVTPALPADSLEDERCWPLSGIRVAGVTRFNNTSLNTLIEPYVAPCMSVNRINRLLAGITRLYGDKGYIASRPYLISTPVAGHTLDIHVEEGYLEAIELADQSLALSLRGAFPGMLGEPLNLRDLEQGLDQLNRLSSVDLTADIAPGSAPGASRIILRSRSNAPRWGLGLGVDNLGSAAPGRDRNTISLSLDNPLQLIDSLNLSFSDTLNHGPRYSRSHSLFYSVPYGYWTYSLFASHAEYRSAFKLSNTTLYNSGRTDQVSLRTDRVLWRDQGHQLSANLQLAYKDVDSYLQKVRLGIQSPTLTVAEAGVNLFWLNKAVWNLEVNYARGLTWFGADRDADQLQKNLPRAQFQRYRANLTQWRNGQVQGQPWQWQSQVSMQYSPDTLPALEQLLGTDDSAVRGYRENIASGAIGMAWRNTLRLPLNSDLPFRVTPRLGLDNGWIKREHGASSQRLSSASAGINLHWKNLQLDFDYQRNLNTPAGFTREPEVWLTRLSLQI; encoded by the coding sequence ATGCTCAATCCGCTCTCAACTGAATGCCCCTGTGGCCCCGTGAAATTGATCGTCTCCATGCTTTGCCTGTACGCGTTGCCCATGACCTCTGCCGTTGGGCAGCAGCCCGATCAGGAAGCCCTTCGCCTGCAACAGCAACAGCAGCATGAGTTGCAGCAATTACAACGGGATCAGCGCCGGCGGCAAATTCAAAGAGGCGCTTCCGCGGCACAACCCGTAACGCCCGCACTGCCTGCGGACAGCCTCGAAGACGAACGTTGCTGGCCCTTGAGCGGTATACGCGTGGCCGGTGTCACCCGGTTCAACAACACCAGCCTGAACACGCTCATCGAGCCCTATGTAGCGCCGTGCATGAGCGTCAACCGGATCAACCGTCTGCTGGCCGGGATCACCCGTCTGTATGGAGATAAAGGCTATATAGCCAGTCGTCCTTACCTGATCAGCACCCCGGTCGCGGGACACACGCTGGATATTCACGTTGAAGAAGGCTACCTCGAAGCCATCGAGCTGGCCGACCAAAGCCTGGCGCTGTCGCTACGCGGGGCGTTTCCAGGGATGCTCGGCGAACCGCTGAACTTGCGGGACCTGGAACAGGGCCTGGACCAGCTCAATCGCCTGAGTTCGGTGGACCTCACCGCCGACATTGCCCCTGGCAGTGCGCCTGGTGCCTCACGGATCATTCTGCGTTCGCGCAGCAACGCCCCGCGCTGGGGGCTGGGGCTAGGGGTCGACAACCTGGGAAGTGCCGCACCCGGGCGTGACCGCAACACCATCAGCTTGAGCCTGGACAACCCGTTGCAGCTCATCGACTCGTTAAACCTGAGCTTCAGCGATACCCTCAACCACGGCCCGCGCTACAGCCGCAGCCACAGTCTTTTCTATTCAGTCCCCTATGGTTACTGGACCTACAGCCTGTTTGCCAGCCATGCCGAATATCGTTCAGCGTTCAAACTCAGCAACACCACGCTCTACAACAGCGGCCGTACCGATCAGGTCAGCTTGCGTACCGACCGGGTGCTATGGCGCGACCAGGGGCATCAACTGAGCGCCAACCTGCAACTGGCCTACAAAGACGTCGATAGCTATCTGCAAAAGGTTCGCCTGGGGATTCAGAGCCCGACCCTGACCGTGGCCGAGGCCGGGGTGAATCTATTCTGGCTCAACAAGGCGGTATGGAACCTGGAGGTCAATTATGCCCGCGGGCTGACCTGGTTCGGCGCCGATCGCGATGCAGATCAGTTACAGAAAAACCTGCCCCGTGCGCAATTTCAAAGGTACCGGGCCAACCTTACCCAATGGCGCAACGGGCAGGTTCAGGGGCAACCGTGGCAGTGGCAGAGCCAGGTATCAATGCAATACAGCCCGGATACGTTACCCGCCCTGGAACAACTGCTGGGCACCGATGACTCTGCGGTGCGCGGCTATCGCGAAAACATCGCCTCCGGCGCCATCGGTATGGCGTGGCGCAACACCTTACGCCTGCCACTCAACAGCGACCTGCCGTTCAGGGTCACCCCGCGCCTGGGGCTTGATAACGGCTGGATCAAACGCGAGCACGGCGCCAGCAGCCAACGCCTGAGCAGCGCCAGTGCCGGAATCAACCTGCACTGGAAAAACCTGCAGCTCGACTTCGATTACCAGCGCAACCTCAACACGCCCGCAGGTTTTACCCGGGAACCTGAAGTCTGGCTGACGCGCCTGAGCTTGCAGATATGA
- a CDS encoding sensor histidine kinase, which produces MDYIGSYIMEEEALYFSERYEKDPLTPLPKTAFFTGVIGKQSLPENVRLLLESPPTRVVGTVQIFEDTPEAPFAVYLQMQPLDDGKVLYLFETLRDEDREEVPRLSEEYFEKKIRGLIAVGLSVPLTALLVIVGLVWLIINPLHRLTRWSTAQGNPGANPGLRPNFSYRELNILASSLADSVQRVKAASLREERLLRYSSHELRTPLAIAKANLQLLALNGELSPPLQRLQRSVQNMQNITETLLWMSKEHSAAPARETVDIRLMLGELMEDHEYLAGSRNLKLMITAQETLYLLPAQACRIIFGNLLRNVLQYADEGYIEIVCTPQQLSVINRVGVLRSGDDSADFGYGLGLELVQQLCERLGWQVHLHEEGHCFTAVIIFAPY; this is translated from the coding sequence GTGGACTATATCGGCAGCTACATCATGGAAGAGGAGGCCCTGTATTTCTCTGAACGATATGAAAAGGATCCGCTGACCCCGTTGCCCAAAACTGCTTTTTTTACCGGAGTCATTGGCAAGCAATCATTACCTGAAAATGTGCGTTTGCTTCTAGAGTCACCCCCTACGCGGGTAGTCGGCACGGTGCAGATATTTGAAGATACACCCGAGGCGCCTTTCGCTGTTTATCTGCAGATGCAACCACTGGATGATGGCAAAGTGCTTTATCTGTTTGAAACCCTGCGTGACGAGGACAGGGAAGAGGTTCCCCGCCTCTCCGAAGAGTACTTCGAGAAAAAAATCCGCGGGCTAATCGCCGTTGGTCTGTCAGTACCTCTCACTGCGTTGCTGGTGATCGTTGGCCTGGTATGGCTGATAATCAATCCGCTGCACCGTTTGACCCGCTGGTCGACCGCCCAGGGCAATCCTGGGGCAAACCCAGGCCTGCGGCCCAATTTCAGTTACAGGGAGCTCAATATTCTTGCCTCCTCGCTTGCGGACAGTGTGCAGCGGGTCAAAGCCGCGAGCCTTCGAGAGGAGCGTTTGCTCAGGTACAGTAGCCACGAACTGCGCACGCCTTTGGCCATTGCCAAAGCAAACCTGCAACTGCTGGCATTAAACGGTGAGCTCTCTCCACCGTTGCAACGCCTGCAGCGATCGGTGCAAAACATGCAGAACATCACCGAAACCCTGCTATGGATGAGCAAGGAACATTCTGCCGCTCCGGCCAGAGAAACTGTTGATATACGCTTGATGCTGGGGGAGTTGATGGAAGATCACGAGTACCTGGCTGGCTCCCGAAATCTCAAACTGATGATCACTGCCCAGGAAACCCTGTATTTATTGCCAGCCCAGGCTTGCCGCATTATTTTCGGCAACCTGTTGCGCAATGTGCTGCAATACGCTGATGAAGGTTATATAGAAATTGTGTGTACGCCACAGCAACTGAGCGTGATAAATCGCGTAGGGGTTTTACGGTCCGGGGATGACTCCGCAGATTTCGGCTATGGCCTTGGCCTGGAACTGGTTCAACAATTGTGTGAGAGGCTGGGATGGCAAGTTCACCTGCACGAGGAGGGGCACTGCTTTACCGCTGTCATAATATTCGCCCCCTATTAG
- a CDS encoding type VI secretion system Vgr family protein has product MSTQLRTFFDHSRHKLWVRNVTSLLDVLAFEGREGLSQVFNYRIEFTCTDTDIAAESMLGKDASFSLYAPLKPLPYRGFVRPEIKPLRALNGVISSFRRLSGSRDEGRYEITLEPRLALLGRGRQFRIYQHQTVPEIVESILRSRHDFRGQDFFFNLLWEYPKRLQVMQYGESDLAFITRLLAEVGIWYRFTRDERLNIDVVEFHDHQRFYQFGVEVDYLPPSGMSSSGHDSVWALQSSHQVVERHVNIRAYDPRNVHAHLDGELDQTRGASGTYGEAYHYAEPYTEMGDRYAYDDDLPTESGYFYARIRHERYLNSRTGLSGVSSSATLAPGQVLTVNGGPPQAFLPRIVITRVTTRAARDRSFEVNFEAMPYSQTVCFRPPLETKPQIAGTVAARVTSPQPHDPYAHIDLEGRYKVNFLFDRDSWQPGAESLWLRLARPYAGDTHGLHLPLIPGTEVAVAFEQGDPDRPYIACALHDNEHPDHVTLGKRDYTRNVLRTPANNKLRMEDRRGQEHIKLSTEHSGKSQLNLGHLVDAQKQKRGEGFELRTDGRGAIRGGSGIFISADAQPKAQGQMLEMDAAVSRLQQAGEQLQKLSSDAVASHTDPADLQAQLDLLKQDLQQLKSSVLLLSVPQGIALTSGKHLQLAAQNNLMINAGAGADISVVKRLFMGVGQGLSLFVRKLGIKLIANQGPVSIQAQNDKLQLLARHGLEITSTEDEIRITAKKKITLNAGGSYITLDQNRIESGTAGDYNIKSAHFEYSGPASLTASHPEYPQSQTTQALRLSVPQSANDSRQNWAGMPYTLYADGARLKQGVLDNSGHLLVDHQVVTRNYRLALSNGVSFQIPVPTDYRNREQALLANSGMHNHRSQADTEVSQPSSHTDHRDLYAAQMDSFNDSQGRTP; this is encoded by the coding sequence ATGTCTACTCAACTGCGCACTTTTTTTGACCACAGCCGCCATAAACTGTGGGTACGTAATGTTACTTCGCTGCTCGACGTTCTCGCCTTCGAGGGCCGCGAAGGCCTGAGCCAGGTGTTCAACTACCGGATTGAATTCACTTGCACCGACACTGATATCGCGGCCGAGTCCATGCTCGGCAAAGACGCCAGTTTCAGCCTCTACGCCCCCCTTAAACCGCTGCCTTATCGGGGTTTTGTCCGGCCCGAGATCAAGCCCTTGCGGGCATTGAACGGGGTGATCAGCAGCTTCAGGCGCCTGTCCGGTTCACGCGACGAAGGCCGCTACGAAATCACCCTCGAACCCCGCCTGGCGCTGCTCGGTCGCGGCCGGCAGTTCCGGATCTACCAGCACCAGACGGTGCCGGAAATTGTCGAAAGCATCCTGCGCAGCCGTCACGACTTTCGCGGCCAGGATTTTTTCTTCAACCTGCTATGGGAATACCCCAAGCGCCTGCAAGTGATGCAGTACGGCGAAAGCGACCTGGCCTTCATCACGCGGCTGCTGGCCGAGGTCGGCATCTGGTACCGCTTCACCCGCGATGAGCGCCTGAACATCGACGTAGTGGAATTTCACGATCACCAGCGCTTCTACCAGTTCGGCGTCGAGGTCGACTACCTGCCGCCCTCGGGCATGAGCAGCAGCGGCCACGACAGCGTCTGGGCCCTGCAATCGAGCCACCAGGTGGTGGAACGCCACGTCAACATCCGCGCCTATGACCCGCGCAACGTCCACGCCCATCTCGACGGCGAACTCGACCAGACCCGTGGCGCCAGCGGCACCTACGGCGAGGCCTACCACTACGCCGAGCCCTACACCGAAATGGGCGACCGCTACGCCTATGACGACGACCTGCCAACCGAAAGCGGCTACTTCTACGCGCGCATTCGCCACGAACGCTACCTCAACAGCCGCACCGGCCTCAGCGGGGTCAGCAGCAGCGCGACCCTGGCCCCCGGCCAGGTACTGACCGTCAACGGCGGCCCGCCCCAGGCCTTCCTGCCGCGCATAGTCATCACCCGAGTCACCACCCGGGCCGCCCGCGACCGCAGCTTCGAAGTCAACTTTGAAGCCATGCCGTACTCGCAAACGGTGTGCTTTCGCCCGCCCCTTGAGACCAAACCCCAGATCGCCGGCACCGTTGCGGCGCGGGTCACCAGCCCGCAGCCACACGACCCCTACGCCCACATCGACCTTGAAGGGCGCTACAAGGTCAACTTCCTGTTCGACCGCGACAGCTGGCAGCCGGGTGCAGAAAGCCTGTGGCTGCGCCTGGCCCGACCCTACGCCGGTGACACCCACGGCCTGCACCTGCCGCTGATCCCCGGCACCGAAGTGGCGGTGGCCTTCGAACAGGGCGACCCCGACCGGCCGTACATCGCCTGCGCGTTGCACGACAACGAGCACCCGGACCATGTGACGCTGGGTAAACGCGACTACACGCGCAACGTGCTGCGCACGCCAGCCAACAACAAGCTGCGCATGGAAGACCGGCGCGGGCAGGAGCACATCAAGCTCAGTACCGAGCACAGCGGCAAGAGCCAACTCAACCTTGGGCACCTGGTCGATGCGCAGAAGCAAAAACGCGGCGAAGGCTTTGAACTGCGCACCGATGGCCGGGGGGCGATTCGGGGTGGCAGCGGCATCTTTATCAGTGCCGACGCGCAGCCCAAAGCCCAGGGCCAGATGCTGGAAATGGATGCCGCCGTGAGCCGCTTGCAGCAGGCCGGCGAACAACTGCAAAAACTCTCCAGCGATGCCGTGGCCAGCCACACCGACCCCGCAGACCTGCAGGCCCAACTGGACCTGCTGAAACAGGATCTACAACAGCTCAAGTCATCGGTGCTGCTGCTCAGCGTCCCCCAAGGCATCGCCCTCACCAGCGGCAAACACCTGCAACTGGCCGCGCAAAACAACCTGATGATCAACGCCGGTGCCGGCGCCGACATCAGCGTGGTCAAGCGCCTGTTTATGGGGGTGGGGCAGGGCCTGAGCCTGTTCGTGCGCAAGCTGGGGATCAAGCTGATCGCCAATCAGGGGCCGGTGAGCATCCAGGCGCAGAACGACAAACTGCAACTGCTGGCGCGCCATGGGCTGGAGATCACCAGCACCGAAGATGAAATCCGCATCACGGCAAAAAAGAAAATCACCCTCAATGCCGGTGGCAGCTACATCACCCTCGACCAGAACCGCATCGAATCGGGCACGGCAGGCGACTACAACATCAAGTCGGCGCACTTCGAGTACAGCGGGCCGGCCAGCCTGACGGCCTCGCATCCGGAATATCCGCAGAGTCAGACCACACAAGCATTACGCCTCAGCGTGCCGCAATCGGCCAATGACTCTCGCCAAAACTGGGCCGGCATGCCCTACACACTCTACGCCGACGGTGCACGGCTCAAGCAGGGTGTGTTGGACAACAGCGGACATCTGCTGGTTGACCATCAGGTCGTAACCCGCAATTACCGGCTGGCCCTGAGCAACGGCGTGAGTTTCCAAATCCCGGTGCCCACCGATTACCGCAACCGCGAGCAAGCACTCCTGGCCAATAGCGGGATGCACAACCACCGCTCGCAGGCCGACACCGAGGTGAGCCAACCCTCATCCCACACGGATCACCGTGACCTCTACGCGGCACAGATGGATAGCTTTAACGACTCTCAAGGAAGAACCCCATGA
- a CDS encoding response regulator transcription factor, giving the protein MYINVLLVEDNIDLAITLVEYLNISNIICDHARDGVSGLQLARAQRYDVILLDVMLPRMHGQKVCRALREDGGQTPILMLTSLDALQDKLDGFASGADDYLVKPFDLQELVARIRALSQRRSCQASLLQVADLCLNTASREVSRDNQPLHLSPTSWQLLECLMRASPAPVSRERLELAIWGDDPPDSNSLKVHMCRLRRSVDKGFKVPLIHTLAGVGFKLGVICDKA; this is encoded by the coding sequence ATGTACATCAACGTACTGTTGGTAGAAGACAATATTGACTTGGCAATTACACTCGTCGAGTACCTGAATATCAGCAACATTATTTGCGACCACGCCCGGGACGGAGTCAGCGGCCTGCAACTGGCGCGCGCACAGCGCTACGATGTCATCTTGCTTGATGTGATGCTGCCCAGGATGCATGGTCAGAAGGTCTGTCGCGCCTTGCGCGAAGATGGCGGACAAACTCCGATCCTCATGCTGACCTCACTGGATGCCTTGCAAGACAAGCTTGACGGCTTCGCGTCAGGTGCCGACGACTATCTGGTCAAGCCCTTCGATCTGCAGGAACTGGTCGCTCGTATTCGCGCATTGAGCCAGCGACGCAGTTGTCAGGCCAGTCTCCTGCAGGTTGCAGACCTGTGCTTGAACACCGCCAGCCGGGAGGTTTCACGCGATAACCAGCCTTTGCATCTTTCACCAACCAGTTGGCAACTTCTGGAATGCCTGATGCGCGCCAGCCCCGCGCCTGTTAGCCGTGAACGCCTGGAATTGGCGATCTGGGGTGATGATCCACCGGACAGCAATAGCTTGAAGGTGCATATGTGCCGCCTGCGGCGCAGTGTCGACAAGGGCTTCAAGGTGCCATTGATTCATACGCTGGCAGGTGTGGGATTCAAACTGGGGGTGATATGCGACAAGGCTTGA